One window of the Chitinophaga niabensis genome contains the following:
- a CDS encoding polysaccharide pyruvyl transferase family protein, protein MYTRRDFLQQTPGLIALLAGLPALARSGKQKTILLRSSWQTVNIGDIGHTPGVLALLEKHIPGAAVRLWPSSVDNGVKEMLMKRFPKLQIVQTPEEIKTAFTECDFLLHGSGPSLTARKDVQRWAEETGKPYGIYGITFPGYYGEPSESAKAAFPSEVELLTKAQFAYFRDSISLAFAKDHGVKCPIMEFCPDGAFAVDLRNDAAAEAFMKTHGLETGKFLCVIPRQRFTPWWELPSKNRPLDEKKDARNQEMREHDNRPIREAIIAIVRETPMKILICPEDETQVKLGKEILYDKLPEDVKGKVVWRDRYWLTDEAVSTYLRSAGMFGLEMHTPIMCIGHGIPAIVGRFHEQTSKGVMWRDIGLGEWLFDMDNEADVAKIGPAALAMAKDPAAARKLAKKGRQFVEKRQRETMQVLKNKLS, encoded by the coding sequence ATGTATACACGCAGAGATTTCCTTCAACAAACACCGGGCCTCATAGCATTGCTGGCAGGCCTTCCTGCACTGGCCCGGTCCGGCAAACAGAAAACCATCCTGCTGCGCTCCTCATGGCAAACCGTAAACATCGGTGACATCGGCCACACTCCCGGCGTGCTCGCCCTGCTGGAAAAACACATCCCCGGAGCGGCCGTGAGGTTATGGCCTTCCAGCGTAGACAACGGGGTGAAAGAAATGTTGATGAAACGTTTCCCCAAGCTGCAGATCGTACAAACGCCCGAAGAAATAAAAACCGCCTTCACCGAATGTGACTTTTTGCTGCACGGCTCCGGCCCCTCACTGACTGCGCGAAAAGACGTGCAACGCTGGGCGGAAGAAACCGGCAAACCTTACGGCATTTACGGTATCACTTTCCCTGGTTATTACGGTGAGCCTTCCGAATCTGCAAAAGCGGCTTTCCCCAGCGAGGTGGAACTGCTTACCAAAGCACAGTTCGCCTACTTCCGCGATTCCATTTCACTGGCCTTCGCAAAAGACCATGGCGTTAAATGCCCCATCATGGAATTTTGCCCGGATGGCGCCTTTGCCGTAGACCTCCGCAACGATGCCGCCGCAGAGGCATTTATGAAAACACATGGCCTGGAAACAGGAAAATTCCTTTGTGTGATCCCGCGCCAGCGGTTCACTCCCTGGTGGGAACTACCGTCCAAGAACAGGCCCCTCGACGAAAAAAAAGATGCCCGCAACCAGGAGATGAGGGAGCACGACAACCGCCCCATACGGGAAGCCATCATCGCCATCGTACGGGAAACGCCCATGAAGATATTGATATGCCCGGAAGACGAAACACAGGTAAAACTGGGCAAAGAAATATTGTACGATAAACTGCCGGAAGACGTGAAAGGCAAAGTAGTGTGGCGCGACCGCTACTGGCTCACTGACGAAGCCGTAAGCACCTACCTCCGCTCTGCAGGCATGTTCGGGCTGGAAATGCATACCCCTATCATGTGCATCGGCCATGGCATACCCGCCATTGTAGGCCGCTTTCACGAGCAGACCAGCAAAGGCGTAATGTGGCGCGACATTGGCCTGGGGGAATGGTTATTCGATATGGATAATGAGGCCGACGTGGCGAAAATCGGACCCGCCGCGCTGGCCATGGCCAAAGACCCTGCTGCGGCCAGGAAGCTGGCCAAAAAGGGCCGGCAGTTCGTAGAGAAAAGGCAGCGGGAAACCATGCAGGTGCTGAAGAACAAACTTTCATGA
- a CDS encoding AraC family transcriptional regulator, producing the protein MGTVIGKIYDTGVPGRTGQLYEGMTEHYIGNRQHHCKAEEITFDGVSMRWCDCSIDQSARVEVESREEFVELHYNITGQSSSDFGEGNFDFQPLRHSLFYSNGYAGSHQITGDKNSSHAFLEVKLSRNIFERLNLGMDSPGNIIMDYMTDRRTGWVGKTAPISPEMVFLISNIRKCPYSGMMKRLYLESKLMELYLLQINTLTADERQFATNLKRGDIDKIYEAREFIDKHYGEPCSIIYLASHIGLNQQKLKTGFREILGITVFGYLSEVRMQQAKRMLLEEKKYVGEVAIEVGYKNPHHFTAAFKKRFGFLPSGLRE; encoded by the coding sequence ATGGGAACAGTCATTGGAAAAATATACGATACAGGTGTACCGGGTAGAACCGGTCAGCTTTATGAAGGTATGACGGAGCATTACATCGGAAACCGGCAGCATCATTGCAAAGCAGAAGAAATTACTTTTGACGGGGTATCCATGCGGTGGTGCGACTGCTCCATTGACCAATCTGCAAGGGTTGAGGTGGAGAGCAGGGAAGAATTTGTGGAACTTCATTACAATATTACGGGTCAGAGCTCCAGCGATTTTGGCGAGGGGAACTTCGACTTCCAACCATTAAGGCATAGCCTGTTTTACAGTAATGGCTACGCTGGCTCACATCAAATAACGGGCGACAAAAACAGTTCGCATGCGTTTCTGGAAGTGAAGCTGTCCAGGAATATATTTGAACGCCTCAATCTTGGCATGGACAGTCCAGGCAATATCATTATGGACTATATGACAGACCGGAGAACCGGCTGGGTCGGTAAGACAGCCCCCATTTCCCCTGAAATGGTATTCCTGATTTCCAATATCCGGAAATGTCCTTATTCAGGTATGATGAAGCGTTTATACCTGGAGTCGAAGTTAATGGAGTTGTACCTGTTACAGATTAACACCCTGACTGCCGATGAGCGGCAGTTTGCAACCAACCTCAAAAGGGGAGATATTGACAAGATATACGAAGCAAGGGAATTTATAGATAAGCATTACGGCGAACCCTGCTCCATCATTTACCTTGCATCACATATCGGTCTAAACCAACAGAAGTTGAAAACAGGTTTCCGGGAAATATTAGGCATTACTGTATTCGGCTACCTAAGTGAGGTACGGATGCAGCAGGCAAAGCGGATGCTTCTTGAAGAGAAAAAGTATGTGGGCGAAGTGGCAATTGAAGTTGGGTACAAAAACCCGCACCACTTCACCGCAGCGTTTAAGAAAAGGTTTGGCTTTTTGCCAAGCGGATTGAGGGAATAG
- a CDS encoding ABC transporter ATP-binding protein, producing the protein MDKNTTNKKKGIARLLELSGQRKTELISAVVFGVIHGVLSLAPFILIYRFFEELFRQSFSYDAMVSTIVKVLIVVLVSYGCHLLSGILAHRAAFHILYGLRKRMAQKAGKLPLGYLGKKSSGALQKTIVNDIEHIELFIAHLLPDTVKGFCVPLVTLAYLFWQDWRLALISLLPLLILAVWMAIAYTNKGYKEKTAYYFEARSRMNSVIIEYVRAIPVMKIFGKGTEQFALYREAVEELVDFGKKWAYQSLRTWAVFMSFLSNAVLPVLVLGIYLYLHHGLSASVFVLFLVLGGGYIKPLFGLSNLTTELMQINTGVEKMDDFLNAREQEVQGKALRPADYSVAFRDVTFSYGTTIKALDGASFEIPPASITAFVGPSGSGKSTAAQMVARFWDVDSGSVHIGGVDCRRILTDELMGIVSFVFQDSFMFQETLFENIRMGMDKTEQEVIGAAKAAHCHDFIMKLPNGYQTRWGEHGTHLSGGEQQRIQIARAILKDAPILILDEATAFADPENEYQIQQAIGKLIQGKTVIIIAHRLSTITDADQILVFDKGRIAASGKHHELLDNSELYGRMWDAHIQSKDFKLINE; encoded by the coding sequence ATGGATAAAAATACAACAAATAAAAAGAAAGGCATTGCCCGGTTGCTGGAATTGAGCGGGCAACGAAAAACGGAGCTAATATCGGCAGTCGTTTTCGGGGTTATACACGGCGTATTGTCGCTTGCACCGTTCATTCTGATATACCGGTTTTTCGAAGAACTCTTCAGGCAATCGTTTTCCTATGATGCGATGGTCAGCACCATTGTTAAAGTTCTGATTGTCGTACTTGTAAGCTATGGCTGCCACCTCCTGTCGGGGATTCTGGCACACCGTGCCGCATTCCATATTCTGTACGGACTTCGCAAAAGAATGGCACAAAAAGCAGGCAAGCTGCCGTTGGGTTATCTGGGCAAAAAGAGTTCGGGGGCATTGCAAAAAACCATCGTGAACGACATCGAGCATATCGAATTGTTCATCGCCCACCTGCTGCCAGACACCGTAAAAGGGTTCTGCGTACCGTTGGTTACACTTGCTTACCTCTTTTGGCAGGACTGGAGGCTGGCGCTCATCAGCCTACTGCCCTTGCTGATACTGGCCGTATGGATGGCCATCGCATATACCAACAAGGGCTATAAGGAGAAAACGGCCTATTACTTTGAAGCCCGCTCCCGCATGAACAGCGTAATCATCGAATATGTGCGGGCTATCCCCGTGATGAAAATTTTCGGAAAGGGAACAGAGCAGTTTGCGTTGTACCGTGAAGCGGTGGAAGAATTGGTGGACTTCGGAAAAAAATGGGCTTACCAATCCCTGCGTACCTGGGCGGTGTTCATGAGTTTCCTGTCTAATGCCGTATTGCCTGTGCTGGTACTCGGTATTTACCTATACCTGCATCACGGGCTTTCGGCAAGTGTTTTCGTCCTGTTCCTCGTTCTTGGGGGCGGTTATATCAAACCGCTTTTCGGGTTGTCCAACCTCACTACGGAACTGATGCAAATCAATACCGGCGTGGAGAAGATGGACGATTTTCTGAATGCACGGGAGCAGGAAGTACAGGGTAAGGCGTTGCGGCCTGCGGACTATTCCGTGGCGTTCCGGGATGTCACCTTTAGCTACGGAACGACCATCAAGGCATTGGATGGAGCAAGTTTTGAAATTCCTCCTGCAAGCATTACCGCTTTTGTCGGCCCGTCCGGTTCCGGGAAAAGCACTGCAGCTCAAATGGTTGCCCGCTTTTGGGATGTGGACAGCGGTTCGGTGCATATCGGTGGCGTGGATTGCCGCCGGATACTTACGGATGAACTGATGGGCATCGTATCGTTCGTATTCCAGGACAGCTTCATGTTTCAGGAAACCCTTTTTGAAAACATCCGCATGGGTATGGATAAAACGGAGCAGGAAGTGATTGGAGCCGCAAAGGCTGCCCATTGCCACGACTTTATCATGAAGCTGCCCAATGGCTACCAAACCCGCTGGGGCGAACATGGCACACATTTGAGCGGTGGCGAACAGCAACGCATACAGATTGCCCGTGCCATACTGAAAGATGCACCTATCCTGATACTGGACGAAGCCACCGCTTTTGCAGATCCCGAAAATGAATACCAAATCCAGCAGGCTATCGGGAAGCTTATACAGGGTAAAACGGTCATCATCATCGCCCACCGTTTGAGCACCATTACGGATGCCGACCAAATCCTGGTTTTTGACAAGGGCAGGATAGCAGCCTCCGGAAAACACCATGAATTATTGGATAATAGCGAACTCTACGGGCGCATGTGGGATGCACATATCCAATCCAAAGATTTTAAACTGATAAACGAATAA
- a CDS encoding ABC transporter ATP-binding protein, with amino-acid sequence MTLKIDNLSKKYSNGVQALSHVTLTIGKGMFGLLGQNGAGKSTLMRTIATLQDADSGTVTFGEIDVLKEPTRLREVLGYLPQEFGVYPSLTSEELLSQIADLKGIASRAERKETVDYLLQKVNLYEVRKKKIGTYSGGMKQRFGIAQALLGNPELIIVDEPTAGLDPLERNRFYNLLSEIGENTVVILSTHIVEDVSTLCNDMAIIGGGKVLLTGKPSEIEQSFGGKLWEAQIDRNELPHYREQFDIISTRFHLGKMLVTVVSNEIPNGKFLKKSPTLEDAYFNQIFQSQSALNHS; translated from the coding sequence ATGACACTTAAAATAGATAACCTATCCAAAAAATACAGCAATGGCGTACAGGCATTGAGCCATGTAACGCTTACCATCGGCAAAGGGATGTTCGGCTTGCTGGGGCAGAACGGCGCAGGCAAATCCACGCTGATGCGCACCATTGCCACGTTACAGGATGCCGATAGCGGCACAGTAACATTCGGGGAAATAGATGTGCTGAAAGAGCCTACCCGTCTAAGGGAAGTGCTGGGCTATCTTCCGCAGGAATTTGGCGTATATCCAAGCCTGACCTCGGAGGAATTGCTTTCCCAAATTGCCGATTTGAAAGGCATCGCAAGCAGAGCGGAAAGAAAAGAAACGGTAGATTATCTATTGCAAAAGGTCAATCTCTATGAAGTCCGAAAAAAGAAAATCGGTACGTATTCCGGCGGGATGAAGCAACGCTTTGGCATTGCACAGGCATTGCTGGGCAATCCCGAACTGATTATCGTGGATGAACCCACTGCCGGGCTTGACCCTTTGGAGCGTAACCGTTTCTATAACCTGTTAAGTGAAATCGGGGAAAATACGGTGGTCATCCTTTCCACACACATTGTGGAGGATGTAAGCACATTGTGCAATGACATGGCAATCATTGGCGGGGGAAAAGTATTGCTGACCGGAAAGCCCTCTGAAATTGAACAATCGTTTGGTGGTAAACTCTGGGAGGCACAGATTGACCGGAATGAGCTACCGCATTACAGGGAGCAGTTTGATATTATTTCCACAAGGTTCCACCTCGGAAAAATGTTGGTTACCGTGGTCAGCAATGAAATCCCCAACGGAAAATTCCTTAAAAAATCCCCTACGTTGGAAGATGCGTATTTCAACCAGATTTTTCAATCGCAATCTGCCCTAAACCATTCGTAA
- a CDS encoding ABC transporter ATP-binding protein, with amino-acid sequence MLFNTSTKNIFKGQKRKLLFAAMWEYLHALFIAAPNVILLIIVRELFKPNPDPGKLWNTVYLLCGLIVFQFFVAAKSQIASLFLTADIGSSIRMKLGNHLRRISLGYFKKRDPGDIAAVLLQDVQTFEGVFGHSIGQLTNAIFGTSILVVVLFVLDWRLALALSVAIPLLYPFFSFTHKLGKIWGAKYIRIRNDVGNRFLEYLYGIRHIKSFRMTGEKFVTLDKALLDLRDESIKSVSLFSPLMLAGGVILELGFMGMAWLGAYYLLGGSITVQTVTAFLIIGYRLYEPIKIVLMQFPLLEMMGLSIKRVTELMETPTIVETGNKTPERFDISFEDVRFSYNETPVLQDITCRFPEKAMTALVGPSGSGKTTITNLIARFWDVNSGTIRIGNTDIRKIPQETWYNQISEVFQEVYLFDDSIYNNILIGKQDATETEVMVAAAKAQVLEFARQLPEGLHTKVGEGGSRLSGGQKQRISIARALLKNAPIVLLDEATASLDPENETYIQLAIAELVQDKTVIVIAHKLNTIRHAQQIIVLDDGSIREQGTHETLLQQNGLYARLWYTQQRTSGWKIVKYG; translated from the coding sequence ATGCTTTTCAATACATCCACCAAGAATATTTTTAAAGGGCAAAAGCGTAAGCTGCTGTTTGCCGCTATGTGGGAATATCTTCACGCCCTGTTCATTGCCGCACCGAATGTTATTTTGCTCATCATTGTGCGGGAACTTTTTAAACCAAACCCTGACCCCGGCAAGCTGTGGAATACAGTGTACCTGTTGTGCGGACTGATCGTCTTTCAATTTTTTGTGGCGGCTAAATCGCAGATTGCATCACTGTTCCTGACCGCCGACATCGGTTCATCCATCCGTATGAAGTTGGGCAACCACCTTAGACGCATTTCATTGGGCTATTTCAAAAAACGTGACCCCGGTGATATTGCAGCCGTGCTGCTACAGGATGTGCAGACGTTTGAGGGTGTTTTCGGGCATAGCATCGGGCAACTGACCAATGCGATCTTCGGAACCTCCATATTGGTTGTGGTACTGTTCGTACTGGACTGGCGTTTGGCTTTGGCATTGTCGGTGGCTATCCCTTTGCTGTATCCGTTTTTCTCGTTTACGCATAAGTTGGGCAAGATATGGGGTGCGAAATACATACGCATCCGCAACGATGTGGGCAACCGTTTCCTTGAATACCTGTACGGCATCCGGCACATCAAGTCTTTCCGTATGACCGGCGAAAAATTTGTCACGCTGGACAAGGCGTTGCTCGACCTGCGGGATGAAAGCATCAAAAGCGTGTCGCTATTCAGTCCGCTGATGCTTGCCGGGGGTGTGATACTCGAATTGGGCTTTATGGGTATGGCCTGGCTGGGCGCTTATTACCTGTTGGGTGGTTCCATCACCGTACAGACCGTGACGGCATTCCTTATCATCGGATACCGCCTGTATGAGCCCATTAAGATAGTGCTGATGCAGTTCCCTTTACTGGAAATGATGGGATTGAGCATCAAACGTGTGACCGAACTAATGGAAACACCGACCATTGTGGAAACCGGCAACAAGACACCCGAAAGGTTTGATATCAGCTTTGAGGACGTCCGCTTTTCCTACAATGAAACTCCGGTTTTGCAGGACATCACCTGCCGTTTTCCTGAAAAGGCGATGACGGCATTGGTTGGCCCGTCCGGTTCGGGCAAGACCACTATTACCAACCTGATTGCAAGGTTCTGGGATGTAAATAGCGGAACGATTCGCATCGGAAATACCGATATCCGGAAAATCCCGCAGGAAACATGGTACAACCAAATCAGCGAAGTATTTCAGGAAGTTTACCTGTTCGATGACAGTATCTATAACAATATCCTCATTGGAAAGCAGGATGCAACGGAAACAGAGGTTATGGTAGCCGCAGCCAAAGCACAGGTGCTTGAATTTGCACGGCAATTACCGGAGGGGCTTCACACCAAAGTCGGCGAGGGCGGTTCACGGTTATCGGGCGGGCAAAAACAACGTATCAGCATTGCAAGGGCATTGCTGAAAAATGCACCGATTGTGTTGCTGGATGAAGCCACTGCAAGCCTTGACCCAGAAAATGAGACATACATCCAGTTAGCTATTGCGGAATTGGTGCAGGACAAGACCGTCATTGTTATTGCCCATAAGCTGAATACAATCCGTCATGCACAGCAAATTATTGTGCTGGATGACGGGAGTATCAGGGAACAAGGTACACACGAAACATTGCTGCAACAAAATGGCTTGTATGCCCGCTTATGGTATACCCAGCAACGCACCAGCGGATGGAAGATTGTAAAGTATGGTTAA
- a CDS encoding TetR/AcrR family transcriptional regulator, with protein MLTKAEKTKQFILETAAPLYNLKGISGVNIDDVLAATKLTKGCLYGHFENKEDLSEQVIDLLLKKITDKMYQAVAGKKTAKAKVFAYMDMHKDPIDTFISGGCPIFNAAVDADDNFPVIKQKVAAIFRAGQESLTNILKEGINNGEFSPSLDAATFSFKLVAAIEGGIVICRTLDTTKPMLSLIKSLKAELEQYSV; from the coding sequence ATGTTGACGAAGGCAGAGAAGACAAAGCAATTTATATTAGAAACAGCAGCGCCCCTTTACAACCTAAAAGGCATATCCGGTGTAAACATAGATGATGTGCTGGCTGCAACGAAACTCACCAAGGGATGTCTTTACGGACACTTTGAAAACAAAGAGGATCTTTCAGAGCAGGTCATTGATCTGCTCTTGAAGAAAATTACGGATAAAATGTATCAGGCCGTAGCTGGTAAAAAAACAGCCAAGGCGAAGGTTTTCGCGTATATGGATATGCATAAAGATCCAATAGATACTTTTATTTCAGGAGGTTGCCCGATTTTTAATGCCGCGGTTGATGCTGACGATAATTTCCCGGTTATCAAACAGAAGGTGGCCGCCATTTTCAGAGCAGGGCAGGAAAGCCTTACTAATATACTTAAAGAAGGTATAAATAACGGGGAGTTTTCACCCAGCCTTGATGCGGCCACATTTTCCTTCAAGCTGGTAGCTGCCATAGAAGGCGGTATTGTTATTTGCAGAACACTTGACACTACGAAGCCAATGCTTTCCCTGATCAAAAGCCTGAAGGCAGAACTGGAACAGTATTCTGTTTAA
- a CDS encoding NADP-dependent oxidoreductase produces MKAFLIRKYDKKGKLLLTEVATPEVKDNEVLVEVHASGVNLLDSKIKSGEFKSILPYKFPLILGHDAAGIITQVGKHVKQFKVGDQVYARPADFHIGTFAEYIAINENDVALKPKNISMEEAASVPLVALTAWQALVELGNLKKGQKVFIQAGSGGVGTIAIQLAKHLGATVATTASEKSFDMLRDLGADVLIDYKKQDFENVLKDYDLVLNSQDTGTLRKSLNVLKPGGKLISISGPPTADFAKSIGAPWYVKMIVSLISSGVRRKAEKLGVQYSFLFMKADGKQLHEITKLIESGAIKPVVDKGFGFEKANDALEYVESGRAKGKVVVNIK; encoded by the coding sequence ATGAAAGCGTTTCTAATCAGGAAATACGATAAAAAAGGGAAGCTTCTGCTAACAGAGGTTGCTACTCCAGAAGTAAAAGACAATGAAGTTCTGGTAGAGGTGCACGCCAGCGGTGTGAACCTTCTGGACTCCAAGATCAAATCCGGCGAATTCAAATCGATCTTGCCCTACAAGTTTCCATTGATCCTGGGGCATGATGCCGCAGGCATAATCACCCAGGTTGGAAAACATGTGAAGCAATTCAAAGTGGGAGACCAGGTTTATGCACGTCCTGCTGATTTTCACATCGGGACATTTGCCGAATACATTGCTATCAATGAAAATGATGTTGCATTAAAACCAAAGAACATTTCGATGGAAGAAGCGGCCTCTGTTCCGCTGGTAGCGTTGACGGCCTGGCAGGCTTTGGTTGAACTGGGGAACCTGAAAAAAGGCCAGAAAGTTTTTATCCAGGCAGGATCCGGCGGTGTGGGTACCATTGCAATTCAGCTTGCAAAACATCTGGGCGCAACGGTTGCGACCACGGCCAGCGAAAAAAGTTTTGATATGCTGAGGGATCTTGGCGCAGATGTTCTGATCGACTATAAAAAACAAGATTTTGAAAATGTGTTGAAAGACTATGACCTGGTGCTGAACAGCCAGGATACAGGCACGCTAAGAAAATCGCTGAATGTACTCAAACCGGGAGGTAAACTCATTTCAATTTCGGGTCCGCCGACAGCTGATTTTGCCAAATCAATTGGTGCCCCCTGGTATGTTAAAATGATCGTGTCACTGATCAGTTCAGGTGTCCGAAGAAAAGCAGAGAAACTTGGCGTGCAGTATTCCTTTCTGTTTATGAAAGCAGATGGCAAACAACTGCACGAGATCACAAAACTGATCGAATCCGGCGCTATTAAACCTGTTGTGGATAAGGGGTTCGGGTTCGAAAAAGCCAATGATGCGTTGGAATATGTAGAAAGTGGCCGTGCAAAGGGAAAAGTTGTGGTCAATATTAAATAG
- a CDS encoding TonB-dependent receptor, protein MSGYVYDVSGSPIAKASVSIEALNIITLTDPSGSFQFPSVAPGEHVLNVSAIGYEKHTKNITVHVGQECKMTCVCHENMVTLEQVTVTAEKREDMLQDVPLAVSAISAKKIQDYRIWSVKDLTSIAPNLYVVNGGSDQPLYAIRGIFPSSLDPSVAVYIDGVLQYDAGTAMSQFYDAERIEVLRGPQGTLYGRNAMAGVINVITKKPGNRTTGFAETSFGNYNAQRYTAGIKTPIVNNKLFTGFSASYNKTGGYFTNTFDNSRFDKIHSYGGNLYLRYLPSDKWSFTLNGKAQQSSNAGAFPYATNAQIALENPYKTSQNATGEERRNFYNASLTAQHYGRYFDVTSISAYQYVNRFIHNGYWDGDWTTYDVFGLKYFGTPKDNYSTTITQEFRLSSPADSKSPLKWTAGAFYMNHPDKENGIMVMGADAAILLQDPYAPYELHTPSKLDNSGLALFGQATYSITPKLDITAGVRYDWETKILHTRTDKIKEGFPVTPVMPSTRMNGKYRAFSPKLNMAYKLTPEALLYATYSKGFRAGGLNKRTFDPDYYTYDPEYSNNFEIGAKTTWFDNRMTANLTAFYIDWQDMQVTAFARSSASITIQNAGNATSKGVEFELAARPFKGMQVDYNLGYTHGRYSRLISPDQTTGMEKDLKGNQLIMQPAVTSMLAIQYSHPLFRRFEGMVRGEWNYLGKQYFDLENTIKQDPYSLFNLRAGVTSRNVDLVFWARNIFNEKYLSYTYSSGSKMAMIGIPATYGITLTGKF, encoded by the coding sequence GTGTCCGGCTATGTTTATGACGTTTCGGGAAGTCCGATTGCTAAAGCCTCGGTTTCCATTGAAGCACTGAATATAATCACCTTAACAGACCCATCGGGCAGTTTTCAGTTTCCTTCCGTAGCACCTGGTGAGCATGTGCTGAACGTATCGGCTATCGGTTACGAGAAGCACACCAAAAACATTACGGTTCATGTTGGACAGGAGTGTAAAATGACCTGTGTATGCCACGAAAACATGGTAACACTTGAACAGGTAACGGTAACCGCCGAAAAGCGGGAAGATATGTTGCAGGACGTACCGCTTGCCGTATCTGCCATAAGTGCAAAGAAAATACAGGATTACCGCATATGGTCGGTAAAAGACCTGACTTCCATTGCTCCCAATCTCTATGTAGTAAACGGAGGCAGCGACCAGCCCCTGTATGCCATCCGTGGTATCTTTCCATCTTCGTTAGACCCTTCCGTAGCGGTTTATATAGACGGTGTGCTTCAGTATGATGCGGGAACTGCCATGAGCCAGTTTTACGATGCCGAACGGATAGAGGTATTGAGAGGCCCGCAGGGTACGTTGTATGGTCGTAATGCAATGGCGGGTGTTATTAATGTGATTACCAAAAAGCCGGGCAACCGTACCACGGGTTTTGCGGAAACCTCATTCGGTAATTACAACGCCCAAAGATATACCGCCGGAATAAAGACACCTATTGTGAACAACAAACTGTTTACAGGCTTTTCAGCCTCTTATAATAAGACCGGTGGATATTTTACCAACACGTTTGACAACAGCAGGTTTGATAAAATCCATAGCTATGGCGGTAACCTGTACCTGCGTTACCTGCCGTCTGACAAATGGAGTTTTACCCTGAATGGCAAGGCACAGCAATCTTCCAACGCCGGGGCATTCCCTTATGCGACAAATGCACAAATTGCTTTGGAAAATCCGTACAAAACATCGCAAAATGCCACCGGAGAAGAACGCCGGAATTTTTACAACGCTTCCCTGACCGCACAGCACTATGGCAGGTATTTCGATGTTACCAGCATTTCAGCTTACCAATATGTAAACCGGTTTATCCATAATGGCTATTGGGATGGCGACTGGACAACCTATGATGTGTTCGGTTTGAAATACTTTGGAACACCAAAGGATAATTATTCTACTACAATTACACAGGAATTCCGTTTGAGCAGTCCGGCTGATAGCAAATCCCCATTGAAATGGACGGCAGGTGCATTCTACATGAACCACCCCGATAAGGAAAACGGGATAATGGTTATGGGAGCGGATGCGGCTATCCTCCTGCAAGACCCTTATGCCCCTTACGAACTGCATACGCCTTCAAAACTTGACAATTCAGGGCTTGCCCTTTTCGGACAGGCTACCTATTCGATAACACCCAAACTGGACATCACCGCAGGAGTACGGTATGATTGGGAAACAAAAATTCTCCATACCCGGACTGATAAGATAAAAGAGGGTTTCCCGGTTACGCCTGTTATGCCATCGACACGTATGAACGGCAAGTACAGAGCATTTTCACCCAAGTTGAACATGGCCTATAAGCTAACCCCTGAAGCCTTATTGTATGCCACTTATTCCAAAGGGTTCAGGGCAGGTGGATTGAACAAAAGAACCTTTGACCCTGACTATTACACGTATGACCCGGAATACAGCAACAATTTTGAAATTGGAGCTAAAACCACCTGGTTTGACAACCGCATGACGGCGAACCTGACTGCATTTTATATTGACTGGCAGGATATGCAGGTAACGGCATTTGCAAGGTCGTCCGCCTCCATCACCATACAGAACGCCGGGAATGCCACCAGTAAAGGTGTGGAGTTTGAACTTGCAGCCCGTCCGTTCAAAGGAATGCAGGTGGATTACAACTTAGGCTATACGCATGGCAGGTACAGCCGTTTGATATCGCCTGACCAAACGACAGGTATGGAAAAAGACCTAAAAGGCAACCAGCTTATCATGCAGCCAGCGGTAACGTCCATGCTTGCCATACAATATTCACATCCTTTGTTCAGGAGGTTTGAGGGAATGGTACGGGGCGAATGGAACTATCTGGGCAAACAGTATTTTGACTTGGAGAACACCATCAAACAAGACCCATATTCACTGTTCAACCTTAGAGCTGGCGTTACCAGCCGGAATGTGGATCTAGTATTCTGGGCAAGGAACATCTTTAATGAAAAATACCTTTCCTACACCTATTCTTCCGGTTCAAAAATGGCTATGATAGGTATTCCGGCAACTTATGGCATCACGCTGACAGGCAAGTTCTAA